From Virgibacillus ihumii, the proteins below share one genomic window:
- a CDS encoding CoA-acylating methylmalonate-semialdehyde dehydrogenase has translation MTQTKAKTLKNYVGGIWIESGSDKNETVYNPATGEVIANVPISSQEDVDHAVSVAKETFQSWKEVPVQKRSRILFKYQQLLVEHWDELAELITKENGKPLKEAKGEVLRGIENVEYAAGAPSLMMGDQLPSIASGLESGSYRYPIGVIGGITPFNFPMMVPCWMFPMAIATGNTFVLKPSERTPILANRLAELLEEAGLPNGVFNIVHGAHDVVNGLLDHKDVAAISFVGSQPVAEHVYKRGTDNLKRVQALAGAKNHTIVLKDAELDNASTQILNAAFGSAGERCMAASVVAVEDSIADEFIDQLVQKANEAKIGNGLDEGVFLGPVIREQHKERTLKYIETGEKEGAKLVRDGREDVAAQREGYFVGATIFDNVTTEMKIWQDEIFAPVLSIVRVKGLDEAIGVTNKSPFANGSCIFTRDGGNVRQFREKIDAGMLGVNIGVPAPMAFFPFSGWKDSFYGDLHANGKDGVEFYTRKKVITTRWV, from the coding sequence ATGACTCAAACAAAAGCAAAAACGTTAAAAAATTATGTTGGTGGAATTTGGATCGAATCTGGATCGGACAAGAATGAAACTGTGTACAACCCAGCAACAGGAGAAGTAATTGCAAATGTGCCAATCTCTTCACAGGAAGATGTGGATCATGCCGTGAGTGTTGCTAAAGAAACATTCCAATCCTGGAAGGAAGTTCCTGTTCAAAAACGTTCCCGCATTTTGTTTAAATATCAACAATTGCTTGTTGAACATTGGGATGAGCTTGCGGAACTAATTACAAAGGAAAATGGTAAGCCTTTAAAAGAGGCAAAAGGTGAAGTGCTACGTGGTATTGAAAATGTTGAATACGCTGCAGGTGCACCATCTTTGATGATGGGTGACCAATTACCCTCAATCGCATCTGGTCTAGAGTCAGGTTCATATCGTTATCCAATCGGGGTAATTGGAGGTATTACCCCCTTTAATTTCCCAATGATGGTACCTTGTTGGATGTTCCCGATGGCTATTGCAACAGGAAATACATTTGTGTTGAAACCTTCAGAACGCACGCCGATACTAGCAAATCGTTTAGCTGAGCTGCTTGAAGAGGCAGGACTTCCTAATGGTGTTTTCAACATTGTTCATGGCGCCCATGATGTTGTAAATGGTTTGCTTGATCACAAGGATGTAGCAGCTATTTCGTTTGTTGGATCTCAGCCTGTAGCAGAGCATGTTTACAAACGTGGTACAGATAATCTTAAGCGTGTTCAAGCGCTCGCCGGTGCTAAAAATCATACAATTGTATTAAAAGATGCTGAACTTGATAATGCATCAACTCAAATTCTCAATGCTGCATTTGGGTCGGCAGGAGAACGGTGTATGGCTGCATCTGTGGTGGCAGTTGAAGACTCAATTGCAGATGAATTTATCGATCAGCTTGTTCAAAAAGCAAATGAAGCAAAAATCGGTAACGGTTTAGATGAGGGTGTATTCCTTGGTCCAGTTATTCGTGAACAACATAAAGAACGCACCTTGAAATATATTGAAACTGGTGAAAAAGAAGGAGCAAAACTTGTCAGGGATGGCCGTGAGGATGTGGCTGCACAACGTGAAGGCTATTTTGTTGGGGCAACTATTTTCGATAATGTCACAACTGAAATGAAAATTTGGCAGGATGAAATATTCGCACCAGTTCTATCCATTGTACGTGTGAAAGGACTAGATGAAGCGATTGGAGTAACAAATAAATCACCATTCGCAAATGGTTCTTGTATTTTTACTAGGGATGGTGGAAATGTTCGTCAGTTCCGCGAAAAGATTGATGCTGGCATGTTAGGTGTAAATATAGGCGTACCAGCACCTATGGCATTTTTCCCATTCTCTGGATGGAAAGATTCTTTTTATGGTGATCTTCATGCGAACGGTAAAGATGGTGTGGAATTTTATACACGTAAGAAGGTTATTACAACGCGTTGGGTGTGA
- a CDS encoding GntP family permease gives MSLVGIIGLIASLALLIYLTLKGINIIIAAILSSILLAVTGGLNLQNAMMGSYMDGFTDYFASWFLVFLLGAIFGKVMQETKSAESIAQWIKNTLGAKRAVFAVVAAAAIMTYGGVSLFVVGFAVYPIAVSLFRAANLPHRFIPGALVFGSISFTMTAPGSPEIQNIIPTKFFDTDPTAGGLIGVICALVIMIVGAIWIGKMVKKAVDNGEEFSLPYKPSSSGENESAAALTAQKEDEDQQPKKNIPNIIVSVIPLIFVIALLNILSQFLNPTAALLVALTIGITLACTMMIRFLKAFWESLASGAHDALVALANTCAVVGFGSVAAQVPIFDNLVQGLVNIPGPPLLGLAIGVTLICGITGSASGGLGIALPVLAPIYMAQGLDTGAMHRVSALASGGMDSLPHNGYVVTTIRVICGETHKRAYKPIFFLSVVLPLAVVFLAVFLYSIF, from the coding sequence ATGAGTTTAGTTGGAATAATTGGGTTGATAGCATCACTGGCGTTGCTGATTTATCTAACGTTGAAGGGAATCAATATTATTATTGCCGCCATATTAAGTTCTATTTTATTGGCAGTGACAGGTGGGTTAAACCTCCAAAACGCTATGATGGGAAGTTACATGGACGGTTTTACAGATTATTTCGCTTCATGGTTTTTGGTTTTCTTGCTCGGAGCAATTTTTGGAAAGGTTATGCAAGAAACAAAATCAGCTGAAAGTATTGCACAATGGATTAAAAATACGTTAGGAGCTAAAAGGGCTGTGTTCGCTGTTGTAGCCGCAGCAGCAATCATGACCTATGGAGGGGTAAGCTTATTTGTGGTTGGTTTTGCGGTTTATCCAATAGCAGTTTCGTTGTTCCGGGCCGCAAATTTACCACACCGGTTTATTCCAGGTGCTTTAGTATTTGGTTCAATCTCATTCACCATGACTGCACCGGGATCACCAGAGATACAGAATATAATACCAACTAAATTTTTTGATACAGACCCAACCGCTGGCGGATTAATTGGTGTTATCTGTGCACTCGTTATTATGATCGTCGGTGCAATATGGATAGGAAAAATGGTGAAAAAGGCAGTTGATAATGGTGAGGAATTTTCACTCCCTTATAAGCCATCTTCATCGGGTGAAAATGAGTCGGCAGCAGCACTTACAGCTCAAAAAGAAGATGAAGATCAACAACCTAAGAAAAATATACCAAATATTATCGTCTCGGTTATCCCACTAATTTTCGTAATAGCATTGTTAAACATTTTATCGCAATTTCTTAATCCGACAGCTGCGTTATTAGTGGCACTAACAATTGGTATTACCCTAGCATGTACGATGATGATCAGATTTCTGAAAGCCTTTTGGGAATCGCTTGCATCAGGTGCCCACGATGCTTTGGTTGCACTTGCAAATACCTGTGCCGTCGTTGGCTTTGGTAGTGTGGCTGCTCAGGTTCCCATATTTGATAATTTAGTACAAGGACTCGTAAATATACCTGGGCCACCTCTACTTGGATTAGCTATTGGAGTTACTCTTATTTGCGGAATTACAGGGTCAGCTTCCGGTGGATTGGGTATCGCATTACCTGTTTTAGCTCCAATATATATGGCACAGGGATTGGATACAGGTGCAATGCATCGTGTTTCAGCGTTAGCATCCGGTGGTATGGATTCATTACCACATAACGGTTATGTTGTTACAACTATTCGAGTTATTTGTGGTGAGACACATAAGAGAGCCTATAAACCTATCTTCTTCTTAAGTGTAGTTTTACCGTTAGCAGTCGTATTCTTAGCTGTTTTCTTATACTCAATTTTTTAG
- a CDS encoding iron-containing alcohol dehydrogenase, protein MEKYAAFRSPQTINYGRDAFKEVGKEAASRGKKALIISDKVMGSLGYISECRDILSQEGVDSVVYSGVASEPTDVFVDEALTLFKKENCKIIISLGGGSCIDTAKSIAVVATNGGYVGDYMGLRKIATVNPIPHIAIPTTAGTGSEATDATVIANTTTDVKMMIKQPAFLPEVAIVDPILTVSSPKHVTAATGVDALSHAIEAYLSKHSHPMTDTMALSAMNLIVNNLPNAYEDGEDIDARENMSLGALQAGLAFSNSSVCLVHGMSRPIGALFHVPHGYSNAMLLPAVLEFSKESATERLADLGRIFEPEAENYSNKKAADIAVSSVKRLCLNLNIPNLSGWGIDKQEFESVVSKMATDALASGSPQNNPKVPVQHEIEELYKVCYVYEFSSEDKVK, encoded by the coding sequence ATGGAAAAATATGCGGCTTTTCGATCACCGCAAACAATTAATTATGGTCGGGATGCATTTAAAGAGGTAGGGAAAGAAGCAGCTTCTAGAGGGAAAAAAGCATTAATTATTAGCGATAAGGTGATGGGTAGTCTCGGTTATATTAGTGAATGTCGAGATATCCTATCACAAGAAGGTGTCGACAGCGTTGTCTATTCAGGAGTTGCATCAGAGCCAACCGATGTTTTTGTTGATGAAGCATTAACATTGTTTAAAAAGGAAAATTGCAAAATTATCATTTCACTGGGCGGAGGAAGCTGTATTGATACAGCAAAGTCAATAGCTGTTGTGGCAACAAATGGCGGTTACGTGGGAGATTATATGGGGCTAAGAAAAATAGCAACAGTAAATCCAATTCCACATATTGCAATACCTACTACCGCGGGAACTGGTTCAGAAGCTACTGATGCAACAGTTATTGCTAATACAACAACTGATGTCAAAATGATGATTAAGCAGCCTGCATTTTTACCGGAAGTTGCAATTGTTGATCCAATACTGACTGTTTCATCTCCAAAACATGTGACAGCAGCAACCGGTGTGGATGCTTTAAGTCATGCGATAGAAGCTTATCTTTCTAAACATTCACATCCGATGACAGATACAATGGCGCTTTCAGCAATGAACTTGATTGTTAATAATCTTCCGAATGCATATGAGGATGGAGAAGATATCGACGCCAGGGAAAATATGTCTCTAGGAGCTTTACAAGCAGGTTTAGCTTTTTCAAATTCATCTGTATGTCTTGTGCATGGAATGTCACGTCCAATTGGAGCACTGTTTCACGTACCACATGGGTATTCTAATGCAATGTTGTTACCAGCAGTATTAGAATTTAGTAAGGAATCCGCTACTGAACGTTTGGCAGATTTAGGAAGAATTTTTGAACCTGAGGCAGAAAACTATTCAAATAAGAAGGCTGCTGATATTGCTGTATCTTCCGTAAAAAGGCTTTGTTTAAATTTAAATATTCCTAATTTAAGTGGATGGGGTATTGATAAACAAGAATTTGAAAGCGTTGTCAGTAAAATGGCAACAGATGCCTTGGCTAGTGGTAGTCCGCAGAATAATCCAAAGGTTCCGGTACAGCATGAAATCGAAGAACTATACAAAGTTTGCTATGTGTATGAGTTTTCTTCAGAAGATAAAGTAAAATGA
- a CDS encoding sigma-54-dependent Fis family transcriptional regulator: MIQDFIRNENKIFEKDKMLTVEKWMVPNPHFVQIDSSYRQVAEILKEFNGECIPVVSKGMEPVGIVTSKQLLNYFLNEGKKDEPLLNSVFENKFEIVHLNDSIIEIRDQLYDFYMVVDSQNKLVGMLTRKEVLNGLTWYIQEVDQMEYSAEILNVILDSAYEGITVVDEEGLIVEFNDAYSRFMGIEKQDVIGRDVQEVIDNTNLHNTVKTGMPERGALQYIQGQAMIVHRIPIWKNDRVVGAIGMLIFEGVTELFKIYERLQQKTNQQFPKKKSTTVSEPRESDLVTLDQIIGVSETTSELKHIARKVAKTNATVLITGESGTGKEMYAQSIHHLSPFADGHFISVNCGAIPEHLFESELFGYEEGAFTGAKKGGKPGRFELAQNGTLFLDEIGEMPLLMQIKLLRILQEKKFERVGGTRKYKMNTRIIAATNRDLKKMVEAGNFREDLFYRINVIELPITPLRNRVKDIPPLVSHYLNAICNRYQIPVKQFTSEAMTAFIHYDWYGNIRELANVIEKLVVLVEERTIKLKHLPKYMVENNGTGNHQGSENANLIHNIKSVEQNKEKEIILSAMQKNKGNKSTTAKDLGIHRTTLYQKLKKYNLYH; the protein is encoded by the coding sequence TTGATTCAGGATTTCATAAGAAATGAAAATAAAATATTTGAAAAGGACAAAATGTTAACAGTAGAAAAGTGGATGGTTCCTAATCCTCATTTTGTACAAATAGATTCATCCTACAGACAAGTTGCAGAAATTTTGAAGGAATTCAATGGTGAATGTATACCAGTGGTTAGCAAAGGTATGGAGCCAGTTGGTATCGTTACATCGAAGCAACTATTGAATTATTTTCTCAATGAGGGAAAAAAAGATGAACCTTTATTAAATAGTGTATTTGAAAATAAATTTGAAATTGTTCATTTAAATGATTCTATTATAGAGATTCGCGATCAATTGTACGATTTTTATATGGTAGTTGATAGCCAAAATAAATTAGTTGGGATGTTAACAAGGAAAGAAGTTTTAAATGGCTTGACTTGGTATATTCAGGAAGTAGATCAAATGGAGTATAGTGCTGAAATATTGAATGTTATTTTGGACAGCGCTTACGAAGGAATTACGGTTGTTGATGAAGAAGGACTTATAGTTGAGTTTAATGATGCTTATAGTCGATTTATGGGGATTGAAAAGCAGGATGTAATAGGTCGTGATGTACAAGAAGTTATAGATAATACTAATCTGCATAACACGGTAAAAACGGGTATGCCCGAACGAGGTGCTTTACAATACATCCAAGGTCAGGCAATGATTGTGCATCGGATACCCATTTGGAAAAATGACCGAGTCGTAGGTGCTATAGGCATGCTTATATTTGAAGGTGTTACGGAATTATTTAAAATTTATGAACGGCTACAACAGAAAACTAATCAACAGTTTCCAAAGAAGAAGTCCACCACTGTTTCAGAGCCTCGTGAGAGTGACTTGGTTACACTAGATCAAATTATTGGTGTTAGTGAAACGACATCGGAATTAAAACATATAGCAAGGAAGGTAGCTAAGACTAATGCAACGGTCTTGATTACAGGTGAAAGTGGTACTGGAAAAGAAATGTACGCCCAAAGCATTCATCATTTAAGTCCTTTTGCCGATGGGCATTTTATTAGCGTTAACTGCGGTGCAATACCGGAACATCTATTTGAGTCGGAGTTATTTGGTTATGAAGAGGGGGCCTTTACTGGAGCCAAAAAAGGAGGTAAGCCAGGGAGGTTTGAATTAGCACAGAATGGGACACTTTTTTTAGATGAAATTGGTGAGATGCCGCTTTTAATGCAAATAAAGTTGTTACGTATTTTACAAGAAAAGAAATTTGAACGTGTTGGTGGTACGCGAAAATATAAAATGAATACGAGAATAATTGCAGCAACAAATCGGGATTTGAAAAAGATGGTTGAAGCGGGGAACTTTCGCGAAGATCTTTTTTATCGAATTAACGTTATTGAACTTCCAATTACCCCTCTTCGCAACCGGGTGAAAGATATTCCACCTCTTGTTTCTCATTATTTAAATGCAATTTGTAATCGCTATCAAATACCAGTGAAGCAGTTTACTTCAGAGGCAATGACAGCGTTTATTCACTACGATTGGTACGGAAACATTAGAGAATTAGCTAATGTGATTGAAAAACTTGTTGTTCTCGTTGAGGAGAGGACGATTAAACTCAAACACTTACCCAAATATATGGTGGAGAATAATGGTACTGGTAATCATCAAGGCAGCGAAAACGCCAACCTAATTCACAATATTAAGAGTGTTGAACAAAATAAAGAGAAAGAGATTATTTTATCTGCCATGCAAAAGAACAAAGGAAATAAATCAACAACAGCAAAAGATTTGGGCATTCACCGAACCACATTGTACCAAAAACTAAAAAAATATAATTTATATCATTAA